One Euphorbia lathyris chromosome 1, ddEupLath1.1, whole genome shotgun sequence DNA segment encodes these proteins:
- the LOC136216752 gene encoding cytochrome P450 726A27-like translates to MDITSFSLLASFLLFVSVLFNIWKKKKLIGKPSETLPPGPWRLPLIGNIHQLATNHPHRRLTELSKTYGPIMHIQIGQVPALIISSSESAKQVLKTQESDFLERPNFFAADIMLYNRSGVTFAAYGDYWRQMKKIVIQEVLSAKRVKSFRSIREKEVRNFVEYLTSKRESPVNLTSKLMSLTNSIIALTISGNKCKKQEEIIGVVGKAIEAAGGFGVADAFPSWKFLPVITGMSSLLRRIHGQADEILEDIIKEHKENREGVKLKEESDNIVDVLLDIQENGELDFPLTTDHIKAMIMDLLGAATDTSAVTIEWAISELINNPSIMIKAQEEVRTICRGSKTINEEHLRELKYLKSIIKETLRLHTPTPLIPRECMRKCRLNGYVIHPKTRVLINEYAIGKDPKIWEDPESFIPERFDGVSIDFKGNDFELIPFGAGKRICPGIAMVVANVELIIAEMLYHFDWKLPDGAQSGSLDMSESFGLVVKRKAELILVPIPCRI, encoded by the exons ATGGATATCACTTCATTTTCTCTTCTTGCAAGTTTTCTCCTCTTTGTTTCTGTACTTTTTAACatatggaagaagaagaaactcatCGGAAAACCCTCCGAAACTCTTCCACCGGGGCCGTGGAGATTACCTCTCATCGGAAACATTCACCAATTAGCGACGAATCATCCACACCGTCGCCTAACCGAATTATCCAAAACTTACGGACCAATTATGCACATACAAATTGGCCAAGTTCCTGCTCTCATAATATCTTCATCAGAATCAGCCAAACAAGTCCTCAAAACTCAAGAATCAGACTTCCTCGAACGACCCAATTTCTTCGCGGCGGATATCATGCTCTACAATCGTAGCGGCGTTACATTCGCCGCATACGGGGACTATTGGCgacaaatgaaaaaaattgtCATCCAAGAAGTGTTATCGGCTAAGCGAGTGAAGTCATTCAGATCAATCAGGGAGAAAGAGGTGAGGAATTTCGTCGAATACCTTACCTCGAAACGCGAATCTCCGGTGAATCTTACGAGCAAGTTGATGTCGTTGACGAATTCGATCATTGCATTGACGATATCGGGGAATAAGTGCAAGAAACAGGAGGAAATTATAGGTGTGGTTGGGAAGGCAATTGAAGCTGCGGGAGGTTTTGGCGTGGCGGATGCATTTCCGTCGTGGAAATTTCTTCCGGTGATTACGGGGATGAGTTCTTTGCTGAGGAGAATCCATGGACAAGCTGATGAGATTCTTGAAGATATTATAAAGGAACATAAAGAGAATAGAGAAGGTGTTAAATTGAAGGAGGAATCTGATAATATTGTGGATGTTCTTTTGGATATTCAGGAAAATGGAGAGCTTGACTTTCCTTTAACAACAGATCATATCAAAGCTATGATTATG GATTTGCTTGGAGCTGCAACTGATACCTCAGCGGTAACAATAGAATGGGCAATATCAGAATTAATCAACAACCCTTCTATAATGATCAAAGCACAAGAAGAAGTAAGAACAATCTGCAGAGGAAGCAAAACAATTAACGAAGAACATCTTCGTGAACTCAAATATTTGAAATCAATCATAAAAGAAACCCTAAGACTTCATACTCCAACACCGTTAATTCCGAGAGAATGTATGCGTAAATGTCGGTTAAATGGATATGTTATTCACCCTAAAACTAGGGTTcttataaatgaatatgcaaTTGGAAAAGATCCTAAGATTTGGGAGGATCCTGAAAGCTTTATTCCAGAGAGGTTTGATGGAGTTTCAATTGATTTCAAGGGAAATGACTTTGAATTGATTCCGTTTGGTGCTGGGAAAAGAATATGTCCGGGGATTGCTATGGTTGTGGCTAATGTTGAGCTTATAATTGCGGAAATGTTATATCATTTTGATTGGAAACTTCCTGACGGAGCACAGTCCGGGAGTTTGGACATGTCGGAGTCTTTTGGGCTCGTTGTTAAACGAAAAGCTGAACTTATTCTCGTTCCTATTCCATGTCGTATTTGA